A portion of the Chromobacterium sp. IIBBL 290-4 genome contains these proteins:
- a CDS encoding sensor histidine kinase, whose protein sequence is MAPADARPSTLPDFRNQGIMLRVLLLPLLLLFASGLQALASPDPWWRWLQTAMALLPGSLLTLAALAWLSPWLARRSRGPLWVAGLTGLCFGLCQWRLSLDGRLGWPTPALAMLAALLLLHYLALRQRALSPALAEARLTALQARIRPHFLFNSLNAAIALIRAQPQKAETVLEDLAELFRAQMAEPDRASTLAREIELAKMYLAIETERLGPRLKVVWRIDAPLDALLPPLILQPLAENAVCHGAERMPGEAEIVIAARLKAGLLELTLDNPAPPGAGREGGSGMALSNLRERLALFFDAEASMETAEEYGRHLTRVRLPYRRDTR, encoded by the coding sequence ATGGCTCCTGCCGATGCCCGCCCGTCCACGCTGCCCGATTTCCGCAATCAGGGCATCATGCTGCGCGTCTTGCTGCTGCCTTTGCTCTTGCTGTTCGCGTCCGGCTTGCAGGCCCTGGCCTCGCCCGATCCTTGGTGGCGCTGGCTGCAAACCGCCATGGCGCTGCTGCCCGGCAGCCTGTTGACGCTGGCGGCGCTGGCCTGGCTCTCGCCCTGGCTGGCCCGGCGCAGCCGCGGCCCGCTGTGGGTGGCGGGGTTAACCGGCCTGTGTTTCGGCCTGTGCCAGTGGCGGCTGTCTCTGGACGGCCGGCTGGGCTGGCCCACGCCGGCGCTGGCCATGCTGGCCGCGCTGCTGCTGCTGCATTATCTGGCCTTGCGCCAGCGCGCCCTGTCGCCCGCGCTGGCCGAAGCCCGCCTCACCGCGCTGCAGGCGCGCATCCGTCCGCACTTTCTGTTCAACAGCCTGAATGCGGCCATCGCCCTGATCCGCGCCCAGCCGCAAAAGGCGGAAACCGTGCTGGAAGACCTGGCCGAACTGTTCCGCGCCCAGATGGCCGAGCCCGATCGCGCCTCCACGCTGGCGCGCGAGATCGAGCTGGCCAAGATGTACCTGGCCATCGAAACCGAGCGGCTGGGGCCGCGGCTCAAGGTGGTCTGGCGGATCGACGCCCCGCTGGACGCGCTGCTGCCGCCGCTGATTCTGCAGCCCTTGGCGGAAAACGCCGTCTGCCATGGCGCGGAACGGATGCCCGGCGAGGCGGAGATCGTCATCGCCGCCCGCTTGAAGGCCGGCCTGCTGGAACTGACGCTGGACAACCCGGCCCCGCCCGGCGCCGGCCGCGAGGGCGGTAGCGGCATGGCCTTGAGCAATTTGCGCGAACGGCTGGCCTTGTTCTTCGACGCCGAAGCCTCGATGGAAACAGCAGAAGAGTACGGCCGCCACCTGACCCGAGTCCGGCTTCCCTACCGCCGCGATACGCGCTAA
- a CDS encoding energy transducer TonB, producing MSSPSSVRPWSLLVSALFHAAVIGLLLWGGLQTTPPQNPAPLALELWTTAPPPPPAVTAPVAPAPAPEPAPEPKPVADMPPADVNLGKKEPPKPKQEAPKPEAKPAAEPKPEPKKPKPEPKPAEPEKKPHAKPAEKAPEKKEAKPAATPPAAKPGHKTAKAYNNEADDLLSSLDSTRTSGKPNARSDQAGSKHGVAGGAVNGSGVSAGWIDLVKAKVTPLVQIPPAMAGNPEAQVRVTLLPTLEVKSVQLVKSSGVPAYDDAVQRAVWEAKTFPRLPAGANFNDGYRTFVLKFRPH from the coding sequence ATGAGTTCGCCGTCCTCCGTTCGCCCTTGGTCGCTGCTGGTTTCGGCGCTATTCCACGCCGCCGTGATCGGCCTGCTGCTGTGGGGCGGCCTGCAAACCACGCCGCCGCAAAATCCGGCGCCGCTGGCGCTGGAGCTGTGGACCACCGCTCCGCCGCCTCCGCCAGCCGTCACCGCCCCCGTCGCTCCCGCCCCCGCGCCGGAACCGGCGCCCGAACCCAAACCGGTGGCGGACATGCCGCCGGCCGACGTGAATCTGGGCAAGAAAGAGCCGCCCAAGCCCAAGCAAGAGGCGCCAAAACCGGAAGCGAAGCCGGCGGCCGAACCCAAACCCGAACCGAAAAAACCGAAACCGGAGCCCAAACCGGCCGAGCCGGAGAAAAAGCCGCACGCCAAACCGGCGGAAAAAGCGCCGGAGAAGAAAGAAGCCAAGCCGGCGGCGACCCCGCCCGCGGCCAAACCGGGCCATAAAACCGCCAAGGCCTATAACAACGAGGCCGACGATCTGCTTTCCAGCCTGGACAGCACGCGCACCAGCGGCAAGCCCAACGCGCGCAGCGACCAGGCCGGCAGCAAGCACGGCGTGGCCGGCGGCGCGGTCAACGGCTCCGGCGTCAGCGCCGGCTGGATCGATCTGGTGAAGGCCAAAGTGACGCCTCTGGTGCAGATTCCGCCGGCCATGGCCGGCAATCCGGAAGCGCAAGTGCGGGTGACGCTGTTGCCCACCCTGGAAGTGAAATCCGTGCAGTTGGTGAAAAGCAGTGGCGTGCCGGCTTATGATGACGCCGTGCAGCGCGCGGTATGGGAAGCCAAAACCTTCCCCCGTCTGCCGGCCGGCGCCAACTTCAACGACGGCTACCGGACTTTTGTTCTGAAATTCCGCCCGCACTGA
- a CDS encoding NAD(P)(+) transhydrogenase (Re/Si-specific) subunit beta gives MQNVSAVLYLVAAVLFILALKGLSSPASARRGNLYGIVGMAIAVLTTFAILDKPVLTLIIGAIAAGALIGGWKARTVEMTGMPELVAAMHSLVGLSAVLIAVAAIFHGGVEHTPVQKVELFIGAFIGAITFTASVIAYGKLSGRFGAKAIHFAGQHPLNLILALAMVGFGLAYFFTDSQAAFLAMVAVALALGVTLIIPIGGADMPVVVSMLNSYSGWAAAGIGFTLNNPVLIISGACVGSSGAILSYIMCKAMNRSIVSVLLGGFGAEAAAGGAAVSAEAKPYKSGSAEDAAFLMSNADQVVIVPGYGLAVSRAQHALQEFAELLHEKGVNVRYAIHPVAGRMPGHMNVLLAEAEVPYEHVLEMEEINADFSTTDVVLVIGANDVVNPAAQKDKASPIYGMPILEAHKARNVVVVKRSMNAGYAGLDNELFYMDKTMMVFGDAKKVVEDLLKNAVH, from the coding sequence ATGCAGAATGTTTCAGCGGTTCTTTATCTGGTCGCCGCCGTTTTGTTCATCCTGGCGTTAAAAGGGCTGTCCAGCCCGGCGTCGGCGCGGCGCGGCAATCTTTACGGCATCGTCGGCATGGCCATCGCGGTGCTGACCACCTTCGCCATCCTGGACAAGCCGGTGCTGACGCTGATCATCGGCGCCATCGCCGCCGGCGCGCTCATCGGCGGCTGGAAGGCGCGCACGGTGGAAATGACCGGCATGCCGGAACTGGTGGCGGCGATGCACTCGCTGGTGGGCCTGTCGGCGGTGCTGATCGCCGTGGCCGCCATCTTCCACGGCGGCGTCGAGCATACGCCGGTGCAGAAGGTGGAGCTGTTCATCGGCGCTTTTATCGGCGCGATCACCTTCACCGCCTCGGTCATCGCCTACGGCAAGCTGTCCGGCCGCTTCGGCGCCAAGGCCATACACTTCGCCGGCCAGCATCCGCTCAACCTGATCCTGGCGCTGGCCATGGTCGGATTCGGCCTGGCCTATTTCTTCACCGACAGCCAGGCGGCCTTCCTGGCCATGGTGGCGGTGGCGCTGGCCTTGGGCGTGACGCTGATCATCCCGATCGGCGGCGCGGACATGCCGGTGGTGGTGTCCATGCTCAACAGCTATTCCGGCTGGGCGGCAGCGGGCATCGGCTTCACGCTGAACAACCCAGTGCTGATCATTTCCGGCGCTTGCGTCGGTTCCTCCGGCGCGATTCTGTCCTACATCATGTGCAAGGCGATGAACCGCTCCATCGTCAGCGTGCTCCTGGGCGGATTCGGCGCCGAGGCGGCGGCGGGCGGCGCGGCGGTCTCCGCCGAGGCCAAGCCCTACAAGAGCGGCAGCGCCGAAGACGCGGCCTTCCTGATGTCCAACGCCGACCAGGTGGTGATCGTGCCGGGCTATGGCCTGGCGGTGTCGCGGGCGCAGCATGCCTTGCAGGAGTTCGCCGAGCTGTTGCACGAGAAGGGCGTCAACGTCCGCTACGCCATCCACCCGGTGGCCGGCCGCATGCCGGGCCATATGAATGTGCTGCTGGCCGAGGCCGAAGTGCCTTACGAGCATGTGCTGGAGATGGAGGAGATCAACGCCGACTTCTCCACCACCGACGTGGTGCTGGTGATAGGCGCCAACGACGTGGTCAATCCGGCGGCGCAAAAGGACAAGGCCAGCCCGATCTACGGCATGCCCATTCTGGAGGCGCACAAGGCCCGCAATGTGGTGGTGGTGAAACGCTCGATGAACGCCGGCTATGCCGGCCTGGATAACGAGCTGTTTTACATGGACAAAACCATGATGGTGTTCGGCGATGCTAAAAAGGTAGTGGAGGACTTGCTGAAAAACGCAGTACATTGA
- the pal gene encoding peptidoglycan-associated lipoprotein Pal: MNLKQLALATSVATLLAACASTKPAETPAAPAAPAPKVEAPVTSGTTAPQAAMDPLNDPNSPLAKRSVYFAFDSSAIDGEGKTTVANHSDYLKSQDGKKVIIQGNTDARGSREYNLALGQRRAESVKHAMQVLGVKEQQLEAVSFGKEKPKATGNTDADYAENRRADIVYQGQ; the protein is encoded by the coding sequence ATGAACCTGAAACAACTCGCCCTCGCCACCAGCGTCGCCACCCTGCTCGCCGCCTGCGCCAGCACCAAGCCGGCTGAAACCCCGGCCGCGCCGGCCGCTCCGGCTCCGAAAGTGGAAGCGCCGGTCACCTCCGGCACCACCGCGCCGCAAGCTGCCATGGATCCGCTGAACGACCCGAACAGCCCGCTGGCCAAGCGCAGCGTGTATTTCGCCTTCGACTCCTCCGCCATCGACGGCGAAGGCAAAACCACCGTCGCCAACCACTCCGATTACCTGAAGAGCCAGGATGGCAAGAAGGTCATCATCCAAGGCAACACCGACGCCCGCGGCAGCCGCGAATACAACCTGGCCCTGGGCCAACGCCGCGCCGAAAGCGTCAAGCACGCCATGCAAGTGCTGGGCGTGAAGGAACAGCAGCTGGAAGCCGTCAGCTTTGGCAAGGAAAAGCCTAAGGCCACCGGCAACACCGACGCCGACTACGCCGAAAACCGCCGCGCCGACATCGTCTACCAAGGCCAGTAA
- the ybgF gene encoding tol-pal system protein YbgF codes for MKRLALSSALLLFLNGCASTSDLEETRRQLAQVNQQATNRIAAVETKLSNDKLLEMVSQVDSLKAEVAKLRGDVEVLNYNLQTTQKRQNDLYNDLDGRLGKLEGAPGKQDASQPAAQQQAAVAGDSQSAPDYDKALNLLRSRDFPRAINALSLFIQQNPQAPQAAEASYWLGVAHTALRQYDSAIDIHRRFVEQYPNSHFAPEALRNIGNCQRDLGQVDQAKATYRRLIKLYPKTDSAQKAKQALAKL; via the coding sequence ATGAAACGCCTCGCCCTCAGTAGCGCGCTGTTGCTGTTCCTGAACGGCTGCGCGTCCACCAGCGATCTGGAAGAGACCCGCCGCCAACTGGCCCAGGTAAACCAGCAAGCCACCAACCGCATCGCCGCGGTGGAAACCAAGCTGTCCAACGACAAACTGTTGGAAATGGTCAGCCAGGTGGACAGCCTGAAGGCTGAAGTCGCCAAGCTGCGCGGCGACGTGGAAGTGTTGAACTACAATCTGCAAACCACGCAAAAGCGCCAGAATGATCTGTATAACGATCTGGACGGCCGCCTGGGCAAGCTGGAAGGCGCGCCGGGCAAACAGGATGCGTCGCAGCCCGCCGCCCAGCAGCAGGCCGCCGTCGCCGGGGACAGCCAGTCCGCGCCGGATTACGACAAGGCGCTGAATCTCTTGCGTTCGCGCGATTTCCCGCGCGCCATCAACGCGCTGTCGCTGTTCATCCAGCAGAACCCGCAAGCGCCGCAGGCCGCCGAGGCCAGCTACTGGCTGGGCGTCGCCCACACCGCGCTGCGCCAATACGATTCCGCCATCGACATCCACCGCCGCTTCGTCGAGCAATATCCCAACAGCCACTTCGCGCCGGAAGCCCTGCGCAATATCGGCAACTGCCAGCGCGACCTGGGCCAGGTGGATCAAGCCAAGGCCACCTACCGCCGCCTGATCAAGCTCTACCCCAAGACCGATTCGGCGCAGAAAGCCAAACAGGCGCTGGCCAAGCTATAA
- a CDS encoding Re/Si-specific NAD(P)(+) transhydrogenase subunit alpha: MQIVIPAERLSGEHRVAATPETVKKLVGAGHAVAVERGAGLAAAIPDAAYEDAGARVVDSRRALLESADIVLCVRSPQEADLDALKPGVIVAGMLSPYHNPLLPTLAARGVSAFSLELLPRTTRAQSMDVLSSQNNIAGYKAVLLAGQYYPRFMPMLMTAAGTVKAARVLVLGVGVAGLQAIATAKRLGAVVEAYDVRPATREQVESLGAKFVEVPMSDEEKAASSGVYAREMTPEFLARQNELLAKRAAAADIVITTALIPGKPAPILLQAAAVAAMRPGSVIVDLAAEAGGNCEMTCPGEAHLSDNGVHVVGLTNLPAMLAADASSLYARNLLTFLGLLLTPEGLNIDLSDDLLAATLITHQGEQRFGAAPAPAAAVQQDKEPQHG; encoded by the coding sequence ATGCAGATCGTCATCCCAGCCGAGCGGCTGTCCGGCGAACACCGTGTGGCGGCGACGCCGGAAACGGTGAAAAAGCTGGTCGGCGCCGGCCATGCCGTCGCGGTGGAGCGCGGCGCCGGCCTGGCGGCCGCCATTCCCGACGCCGCTTATGAAGACGCGGGCGCCCGCGTGGTCGACTCGCGGCGCGCCCTGCTGGAAAGCGCCGACATCGTCTTGTGCGTGCGTTCGCCGCAAGAGGCTGATCTGGACGCGCTGAAACCCGGCGTGATCGTGGCCGGCATGCTGTCCCCCTATCACAACCCCCTGCTGCCCACGCTGGCGGCGCGCGGGGTGTCGGCTTTCTCTCTGGAGCTGCTGCCGCGCACCACCCGCGCGCAAAGCATGGACGTGCTCTCCAGCCAGAACAATATCGCCGGCTACAAGGCGGTGCTGCTGGCAGGCCAATATTACCCGCGCTTCATGCCCATGCTGATGACCGCCGCAGGCACGGTGAAAGCCGCCCGCGTGCTGGTGTTGGGCGTAGGCGTGGCCGGCCTGCAGGCCATCGCCACCGCCAAACGGCTGGGCGCGGTGGTGGAGGCCTACGATGTGCGCCCCGCCACCCGCGAGCAGGTGGAGTCGCTGGGCGCCAAGTTCGTCGAGGTGCCGATGAGCGACGAGGAAAAAGCGGCCAGCTCCGGAGTCTACGCCCGCGAGATGACGCCCGAGTTCCTGGCGCGGCAAAACGAGCTGCTGGCCAAGCGCGCCGCCGCCGCCGACATCGTCATTACTACCGCGCTGATCCCCGGCAAGCCGGCCCCCATCTTGCTGCAAGCCGCGGCGGTGGCGGCGATGCGGCCGGGCTCGGTGATCGTGGATCTGGCGGCCGAAGCCGGCGGCAACTGCGAAATGACCTGCCCGGGCGAAGCCCATCTGTCCGACAACGGCGTGCACGTGGTGGGGCTGACCAATCTGCCGGCCATGCTGGCGGCCGACGCCTCCAGCCTGTACGCCCGCAATCTGCTGACTTTCCTCGGCCTGCTGCTGACGCCGGAGGGGCTGAACATCGATCTGAGCGACGATTTGCTGGCCGCCACCCTGATCACGCATCAGGGCGAGCAGCGCTTCGGCGCCGCGCCGGCCCCGGCCGCCGCCGTTCAACAAGACAAGGAGCCGCAACATGGTTGA
- the tolB gene encoding Tol-Pal system beta propeller repeat protein TolB → MSSLKALLRGVLVAAMLVAGSARAELNIEIIGGGASRHAIAVTPFKDEGPIQGNLTPVIRNDLELSGAFRMVDPSTVANVPFEPADIRYPLWQAAGAQSIAIGKVENVAGGQIKISFRLMDISQHKQLTGGEFTVTPDRSRQVAHAIADMIYEAITGQKGFFNTRLAYVLKSGRSYALQISDVDGQRSQTILRSTEPIISPSWSPDGRYIAYVSFASQKPVIWIQDLATGQRRVAANFKGSNSAPAWSPDGSKLAVVLTTSGNSQVYIINAAGGSPRRLMSNGGIDTEPTFSPDGSMVYFVSDRSGSPQIYRVPLYGGDAQRVTFEGNYNVSPKISPDGKTLAYIRRAAGNFKVISQDLATNDTRLLSDGSYSERPSFAPNGSMVLYSSDIGGRSVLYAATADGSSKVKLAVLNGDVQDPAWGPFNNP, encoded by the coding sequence ATGTCGAGTCTGAAAGCCCTGCTGCGGGGCGTGCTGGTGGCGGCGATGCTGGTCGCCGGCAGCGCCCGCGCCGAACTGAATATCGAAATCATCGGCGGCGGCGCCAGCCGCCACGCCATCGCCGTCACGCCGTTCAAGGACGAAGGCCCGATCCAGGGCAATCTGACGCCGGTGATCCGCAACGACCTGGAACTGTCCGGCGCCTTCCGCATGGTGGATCCGTCCACCGTCGCCAATGTGCCGTTCGAGCCCGCCGACATCCGCTATCCGCTGTGGCAGGCGGCAGGCGCGCAGTCCATCGCCATCGGCAAGGTGGAAAACGTTGCCGGCGGCCAGATCAAGATCAGCTTCCGGCTGATGGACATTTCCCAGCACAAGCAGCTGACCGGCGGCGAATTCACCGTCACGCCGGACCGCAGCCGCCAGGTGGCGCACGCGATAGCGGACATGATCTATGAAGCCATCACCGGCCAGAAAGGCTTCTTCAACACCCGTCTCGCCTATGTGCTGAAATCCGGCCGCAGCTACGCCTTGCAGATTTCCGATGTGGACGGCCAGCGCAGCCAGACCATTCTGCGTTCGACCGAACCCATCATCTCGCCCAGCTGGAGCCCGGACGGCCGCTACATCGCCTATGTGTCCTTCGCCAGCCAGAAGCCGGTGATCTGGATTCAAGACCTAGCCACCGGCCAGCGCCGCGTCGCCGCCAACTTCAAGGGCAGCAATTCCGCGCCGGCCTGGAGCCCGGACGGCAGCAAGCTGGCGGTGGTGCTGACCACCAGCGGCAACTCGCAGGTCTACATCATCAATGCCGCCGGCGGCTCGCCGCGCCGGCTGATGAGCAATGGCGGCATCGACACCGAGCCGACCTTCAGCCCCGACGGCAGCATGGTGTACTTCGTTTCCGACCGCAGCGGCAGCCCGCAGATCTATCGCGTGCCGCTGTATGGCGGCGACGCCCAGCGCGTGACCTTCGAGGGCAATTACAATGTTTCGCCCAAAATCTCGCCGGATGGCAAAACCTTGGCCTATATTCGCCGCGCCGCGGGCAATTTCAAAGTAATCTCGCAAGACCTTGCAACTAATGACACTCGTCTATTGTCAGATGGTAGTTACAGTGAGCGCCCAAGCTTCGCCCCTAACGGCAGCATGGTGCTGTACTCCAGCGATATCGGCGGCAGAAGCGTGTTGTACGCGGCTACCGCCGACGGCAGCAGCAAGGTGAAACTGGCAGTGCTCAATGGTGATGTACAGGACCCGGCATGGGGTCCATTCAATAATCCTTGA
- a CDS encoding class I SAM-dependent methyltransferase — MTRHTVALSSALASYLFDIAVVEHPVQRELREFTAGHRLAKMQISPDQGQFMGWLAKLIGARRYLEIGVFTGYSALTVALAMPQDGEVVACDVSETFTGIAREYWAKAGVAERIDLRLQPALNTLRELLEQGRAGSFDLAFIDADKPSYRDYFETCLELVRPGGVIAIDNIFLSGRVVEPKPEDPPGVHLVHAFNASLKTDPRIQMCVLPIGDGLTLCTRR, encoded by the coding sequence ATGACCCGTCACACCGTCGCGCTCAGCAGCGCCCTTGCCTCCTACCTGTTCGATATCGCCGTCGTCGAGCACCCGGTGCAGCGCGAATTGCGCGAATTCACCGCCGGCCACCGCCTGGCCAAGATGCAGATCTCGCCGGACCAGGGCCAGTTCATGGGCTGGCTGGCCAAGCTGATCGGCGCGCGCCGCTATCTGGAAATCGGCGTATTCACCGGCTACAGCGCGCTGACCGTGGCGCTGGCGATGCCGCAGGACGGCGAGGTGGTGGCTTGCGACGTCAGCGAAACCTTCACCGGCATCGCCCGCGAATACTGGGCCAAGGCCGGCGTCGCCGAGCGCATCGATCTGCGGCTGCAGCCGGCGCTGAATACGCTGCGCGAATTGCTGGAGCAAGGCCGCGCCGGCAGTTTCGACCTGGCCTTCATCGACGCCGACAAGCCGAGCTACCGCGATTATTTCGAAACCTGCCTTGAGCTGGTTCGCCCCGGCGGCGTCATCGCCATCGACAATATCTTCCTGTCCGGCCGCGTGGTGGAGCCCAAGCCGGAAGACCCGCCCGGCGTCCATCTGGTGCATGCTTTCAACGCCAGCCTGAAGACCGATCCGCGCATCCAGATGTGCGTGCTGCCGATAGGCGACGGCCTGACGCTATGCACCCGCCGCTAG
- a CDS encoding proton-translocating transhydrogenase family protein, with the protein MVDPFIASLTVFVLAVFVGYHVVWNVTPALHTPLMAVTNAISGIIVVGAMLQVVDINGQQITVTSVLGAIAIFLASINIFGGFLVTQRMLDMFKKKNRG; encoded by the coding sequence ATGGTTGATCCCTTCATCGCCAGCCTCACCGTTTTCGTGCTGGCCGTCTTCGTCGGCTACCACGTGGTATGGAACGTCACCCCGGCGCTGCACACGCCGCTGATGGCCGTCACCAACGCCATCTCCGGCATCATCGTCGTCGGCGCCATGCTGCAGGTGGTGGACATCAACGGCCAGCAGATCACCGTCACCTCGGTGCTGGGCGCCATCGCCATCTTCCTGGCCAGCATCAACATCTTCGGCGGCTTCCTGGTGACCCAGCGCATGCTGGACATGTTCAAGAAAAAGAACAGGGGATAA
- a CDS encoding biopolymer transporter ExbD → MLNRRPRRQMNQMNVVPYIDVMLVLLVIFMVTAPMFTPGVIDVPSVSQAASIDVRPLEVTVDASGKIELIDGEQKTRVDSLDDLASQLKGLVGDGQRPVAISADANLKYADVLKIADRLHQAGIKRVALTVKQTAKP, encoded by the coding sequence ATGCTGAACCGCCGTCCCCGCCGCCAGATGAACCAGATGAACGTCGTGCCCTATATCGACGTGATGCTGGTCCTGCTGGTGATCTTCATGGTCACCGCGCCGATGTTCACCCCGGGCGTCATCGATGTGCCCAGCGTCTCGCAGGCCGCATCCATCGACGTCCGTCCGCTGGAAGTCACCGTGGACGCCAGCGGCAAGATCGAGCTGATAGACGGCGAGCAGAAAACCCGCGTCGATTCGCTGGATGATCTGGCCAGCCAACTCAAGGGCCTGGTCGGCGACGGCCAGCGTCCGGTGGCCATTTCCGCCGACGCCAACCTCAAATACGCCGACGTGCTGAAGATCGCCGATAGGCTGCACCAGGCCGGCATCAAGCGCGTGGCGCTGACCGTGAAGCAAACCGCCAAGCCATGA
- a CDS encoding TMEM175 family protein produces MEKNRLEAFSDGVIAIIITIMVLDLHIPHDTTFGALLQLWPIFLCYLLSFVYVGIYWNNHHHFYHATCRIDGRVLWANLHLLFWLSLIPFVTGWMGENHFQPLPVALYGVVLLMCSLAWWLMQAALLCLPGNRTHLSEALGNDIKGKISPLGYLLAIALAWVAPWLSGLLYLAVALLWLAPDRRIEKLLQEERDAA; encoded by the coding sequence ATGGAAAAGAACCGGCTGGAGGCGTTCAGCGACGGCGTGATCGCCATCATCATCACCATCATGGTGCTGGACCTGCACATTCCGCACGACACCACGTTCGGCGCGCTGCTGCAGCTATGGCCCATCTTCCTGTGCTATCTGCTGAGCTTTGTCTACGTCGGCATTTACTGGAACAATCATCATCACTTCTACCACGCCACCTGCCGCATCGACGGCCGGGTGCTGTGGGCCAATCTGCACCTGCTGTTCTGGCTGTCCTTGATTCCCTTCGTCACCGGCTGGATGGGCGAGAACCATTTCCAGCCGCTGCCGGTGGCCTTGTACGGCGTGGTGTTGCTGATGTGCTCCCTGGCCTGGTGGCTGATGCAGGCGGCGCTGCTGTGCCTGCCGGGCAACCGCACCCATTTGTCGGAAGCGCTGGGCAATGACATCAAGGGCAAGATCTCGCCGCTAGGCTATTTGCTGGCCATCGCGCTGGCCTGGGTCGCGCCATGGCTGTCCGGCCTGCTCTATCTGGCCGTGGCCCTGCTGTGGCTGGCGCCGGACCGCCGCATCGAAAAGCTGTTGCAGGAAGAACGGGATGCGGCCTAA
- a CDS encoding ABC transporter substrate-binding protein, whose amino-acid sequence MKRWLAGALLLCWMGWAAAVELLISTGEYAPWSGEKLQGDGFVNRVVREAFAREGIAVRFDYLPWARALESLRNGSVQASSFWFDDPVKAKEFLYSAPISEHREVLFHRKDRAVPNWQKLSDLNSLRFGSTRGYSYTVEFRQLARQGLLAVEEADDDRVNLLKLLAGRIDLFPLDEFTGWQLLASDAFPRGAHDLITTETKPFSVQYGHLLMRRSPANAQLMARFNAGLAKLRADGTLERFRLDLYRGSGMGQ is encoded by the coding sequence ATGAAACGTTGGCTGGCGGGTGCGCTGTTGCTGTGCTGGATGGGCTGGGCGGCGGCGGTCGAGTTATTGATCTCCACCGGCGAATACGCGCCATGGAGCGGCGAGAAACTGCAGGGCGATGGCTTCGTCAACCGCGTGGTGCGCGAGGCTTTCGCCCGTGAGGGCATCGCGGTGCGTTTCGACTATCTGCCCTGGGCGCGGGCGCTGGAGTCCCTGCGCAACGGCAGCGTGCAGGCCAGCTCCTTCTGGTTCGACGACCCGGTCAAGGCCAAGGAGTTTCTGTACAGCGCGCCGATATCGGAGCACCGGGAGGTGTTGTTTCATCGCAAGGATAGGGCGGTGCCGAACTGGCAAAAGCTGTCCGACCTGAACAGCCTGCGCTTCGGCTCGACGCGCGGCTACAGCTATACCGTCGAATTCCGCCAGTTGGCCCGCCAAGGTTTGCTGGCCGTTGAGGAGGCCGACGACGACCGCGTCAATCTGCTCAAGCTGCTGGCGGGACGAATTGATTTGTTTCCGCTTGACGAGTTCACCGGCTGGCAGCTGTTGGCGTCCGACGCGTTTCCGCGCGGCGCGCATGATTTGATCACCACCGAAACCAAGCCCTTCAGCGTGCAATACGGCCATTTGCTGATGCGGCGCTCGCCGGCCAATGCCCAGCTGATGGCCCGCTTCAACGCCGGCCTGGCCAAGCTGCGCGCCGACGGCACGCTGGAGCGTTTCCGGCTGGATCTGTACCGCGGCAGCGGCATGGGACAGTAG
- a CDS encoding DUF3460 family protein codes for MYQSEFTQFMNGFLEKNPEVDNQRRELRLTLWDRDVDLEAQRRYTESRVPQKPYVYQPE; via the coding sequence ATGTACCAGTCCGAATTCACCCAATTCATGAACGGCTTCCTGGAAAAAAATCCGGAAGTGGACAATCAGCGCCGCGAACTGCGCCTTACCCTGTGGGACCGCGATGTGGATCTGGAAGCCCAGCGCCGCTACACGGAATCGCGCGTGCCGCAAAAGCCTTACGTCTACCAGCCGGAATAA